CTGATGGCCCGTATGGCCCGGGACGTCGAGGTGGTCCGGGAGCGCCTGCGGGGATCCCGGAGCGGGGGCGGCTGCTAGTCTCGGGGCCAAGATGTCCCCCGACAAGACCGCCACCATCGAGGCCAACCGGCTGCATCCGAGCGACACCGGATCACCCGAGGTGCAGGTGGCGATCCTCACGGAGCGCATCAATCACCTGACCGAGCACCTCAAGGCCCACAAGGGTGATCACCACACCCGGCGGGGGCTCATGAAGCTGATCGGTCGGCGGCGCCGGCTGCTC
The DNA window shown above is from Acidimicrobiales bacterium and carries:
- the rpsO gene encoding 30S ribosomal protein S15, which gives rise to MSPDKTATIEANRLHPSDTGSPEVQVAILTERINHLTEHLKAHKGDHHTRRGLMKLIGRRRRLLDYVRDNDVQRYRTLIAKLGIRR